One window of the Rosa rugosa chromosome 3, drRosRugo1.1, whole genome shotgun sequence genome contains the following:
- the LOC133740566 gene encoding phytosulfokines-like — protein sequence MAKLTALFTIAALLLLLSSDLTSAVRPEPAFSNSALKTAQHQDVGADQNINAEDGEVSCEGVNEEECLMRRTLAAHVDYIYTQKHNKP from the exons ATGgccaagttaaccgcccttttcACCATCGccgctctcctcctcctcctcagctCTGATCTAACCTCCGCGGTTCGCCCGGAGCCTGCTTTCTCCAACAGCGCGCTCAAAACCGCCCAACACCAa GATGTAGGAGCAGATCAGAACATTAATGCCGAGGATGGCGAGGTTAGCTGTGAAGGAGTGAACGAGGAGGAGTGCCTGATGCGAAGAACCCTGGCTGCTCATGTGGATTATATATATACTCAGAAGCACAACAAGCCTTGA
- the LOC133740061 gene encoding uncharacterized protein LOC133740061 isoform X1 has product MLRDGEETPSRYELLSMVKKHSSLLGKTVDDASDVEMDPRFWHDVLDLYFVRGKDSRGRQDDDLVFFVRKLSSQGFNDDVPPYFVRRWAPKLDNLIGEKAVEVDWRRSFHLNLIAHTTFTVTVAICSHQDLRNHQADQDKPLSPIYKVVKTVYASPSRVNFHLDSQKAMETTPAYPDICFAVDDFDSTFDAVVLTDSDHCYCVILNAHDGAAFPKAKDPDDCSSSDSSSLKVDSSSAKAKSSKLTLFSGFVSYQMVRDAYDAGKSRFGNLLSLAHSPGKQDKLYMKGPGGRGEVEVAVSGVVDQSQQDTGPFSPVTSKRGFGIGFMVRKAASVASVAAKNAYAAAASSHSFDEEMIPLKCCLMSISLPWEHIAYDLLFKGTPPVNL; this is encoded by the exons ATGCTCCGAGATGGTGAAGAAACCCCCTCCAG ATACGAGCTGCTCAGCATGGTGAAGAAGCACTCGAGCTTGTTGGGGAAGACAGTCGACGACGCCTCCGATGTCGAAATGGACCCCCGCTTCTGGCACGACGTCCTGGATTTGTACTTCGTTCGTGGCAAAGACTCCCGCGGTCGCCAGGACGATGATCTCGTCTTCTTCGTCAGAAAATTG AGCTCGCAGGGCTTCAACGACGACGTTCCGCCTTACTTTGTACGCAGGTGGGCACCTAAG TTGGATAACTTGATAGGTGAAAAAGCGGTAGAGGTGGATTGGAGGCGCTCCTTTCACTTGAACTTGATTGCTCACACTACATTTACTGTAACAGTGGCTATTTGCAG TCATCAGGACCTTCGGAATCATCAAGCTGATCAAGATAAACCATTATCTCCAATATACAAG GTAGTAAAGACTGTTTATGCATCTCCGAGCCGTGTCAACTTTCATTTGGACTCGCAAAAGGCAA TGGAGACAACGCCTGCTTATCCAGATATTTGTTTTGCTGTCGATGACTTTGACTCCACTTTTGATGCTGTG GTATTGACTGATTCAGACCATTGCTATTGTGTAATACTCAATGCACATGATGGGGCAGCATTTCCTAAGGCAAAGGATCCTGATGATTGCAGTTCTAGTGATAGTTCCTCTTTGAAGGTTGACAGTAGTTCTGCGAAGGCAAAAAGTTCCAAG CTGACTCTTTTTTCGGGATTTGTCAGCTATCAAATGGTACGAGATGCATATGATG CCGGCAAGTCTCGTTTTGGGAACCTTTTATCACTTGCTCATTCCCCTGGCAAACAAGACAAACTGTACATGAAAGGTCCTGGAGGCCGCGGGGAAGTTGAAGTGGCTGTTTCTGGTGTTGTAG ATCAGAGCCAGCAAGATACAGGTCCCTTTTCACCTGTTACATCCAAGAGAGGATTCGGAATTGGCTTTATGGTTCGTAAAGCAGCTTCCGTTGCATCTGTGGCGGCAAAGAATGCCTATGCGGCTGCTGCTTCTAGCCATAGTTTTGACGAGGAGATGATCCCTCTCAAATGTTGCTTGATGTCCATTTCATTACCGTGGGAACACATAGCATATGATCTTCTTTTTAAG GGCACTCCTCCTGTGAACTTGTAA
- the LOC133740061 gene encoding uncharacterized protein LOC133740061 isoform X2 yields the protein MLRDGEETPSRYELLSMVKKHSSLLGKTVDDASDVEMDPRFWHDVLDLYFVRGKDSRGRQDDDLVFFVRKLSSQGFNDDVPPYFVRRWAPKLDNLIGEKAVEVDWRRSFHLNLIAHTTFTVTVAICSHQDLRNHQADQDKPLSPIYKVVKTVYASPSRVNFHLDSQKAMETTPAYPDICFAVDDFDSTFDAVVLTDSDHCYCVILNAHDGAAFPKAKDPDDCSSSDSSSLKVDSSSAKAKSSKLTLFSGFVSYQMVRDAYDDQSQQDTGPFSPVTSKRGFGIGFMVRKAASVASVAAKNAYAAAASSHSFDEEMIPLKCCLMSISLPWEHIAYDLLFKGTPPVNL from the exons ATGCTCCGAGATGGTGAAGAAACCCCCTCCAG ATACGAGCTGCTCAGCATGGTGAAGAAGCACTCGAGCTTGTTGGGGAAGACAGTCGACGACGCCTCCGATGTCGAAATGGACCCCCGCTTCTGGCACGACGTCCTGGATTTGTACTTCGTTCGTGGCAAAGACTCCCGCGGTCGCCAGGACGATGATCTCGTCTTCTTCGTCAGAAAATTG AGCTCGCAGGGCTTCAACGACGACGTTCCGCCTTACTTTGTACGCAGGTGGGCACCTAAG TTGGATAACTTGATAGGTGAAAAAGCGGTAGAGGTGGATTGGAGGCGCTCCTTTCACTTGAACTTGATTGCTCACACTACATTTACTGTAACAGTGGCTATTTGCAG TCATCAGGACCTTCGGAATCATCAAGCTGATCAAGATAAACCATTATCTCCAATATACAAG GTAGTAAAGACTGTTTATGCATCTCCGAGCCGTGTCAACTTTCATTTGGACTCGCAAAAGGCAA TGGAGACAACGCCTGCTTATCCAGATATTTGTTTTGCTGTCGATGACTTTGACTCCACTTTTGATGCTGTG GTATTGACTGATTCAGACCATTGCTATTGTGTAATACTCAATGCACATGATGGGGCAGCATTTCCTAAGGCAAAGGATCCTGATGATTGCAGTTCTAGTGATAGTTCCTCTTTGAAGGTTGACAGTAGTTCTGCGAAGGCAAAAAGTTCCAAG CTGACTCTTTTTTCGGGATTTGTCAGCTATCAAATGGTACGAGATGCATATGATG ATCAGAGCCAGCAAGATACAGGTCCCTTTTCACCTGTTACATCCAAGAGAGGATTCGGAATTGGCTTTATGGTTCGTAAAGCAGCTTCCGTTGCATCTGTGGCGGCAAAGAATGCCTATGCGGCTGCTGCTTCTAGCCATAGTTTTGACGAGGAGATGATCCCTCTCAAATGTTGCTTGATGTCCATTTCATTACCGTGGGAACACATAGCATATGATCTTCTTTTTAAG GGCACTCCTCCTGTGAACTTGTAA
- the LOC133740062 gene encoding basic leucine zipper 4 has product MFTSAAMFFNSAEEAVEFQCPVQETGLTATIEELMSLLQEGNSNSNSGSPNSGSEGSNGRGVYSLDERKRRRMTSNRESARRSRWRKKRHLEDFTEEANRLKMENRELKNRLGLVAQKCYVTWRENERLESESLALWARLSDLNQVLVAMQTMRSQY; this is encoded by the coding sequence ATGTTTACTTCAGCGGCTATGTTCTTCAACAGTGCCGAGGAAGCGGTCGAGTTCCAATGCCCTGTCCAAGAGACCGGGCTCACGGCTACAATAGAGGAGCTCATGTCCCTGCTGCAAGAAGGAAACTCAAACTCGAACTCGGGGAGTCCAAACTCCGGTTCCGAGGGCTCGAACGGCCGGGGGGTCTACTCGCTGGATGAGAGAAAGCGGAGGCGCATGACGTCGAACCGGGAGTCGGCCAGGCGGTCCAggtggaggaagaagaggcATTTGGAGGACTTTACGGAGGAGGCGAACCGTTTGAAAATGGAGAACCGGGAGCTGAAGAACAGGTTGGGCTTGGTTGCTCAGAAGTGTTACGTAAcatggagagaaaatgagaggTTGGAATCCGAATCCCTAGCTCTGTGGGCTAGACTTTCGGATCTGAACCAGGTTTTAGTTGCCATGCAGACGATGCGGTCACAATATTAA